CAGCGCCGATGCCAGCCGACCGGATCTGCCCATCGACCGCGATGGGGCCGAGCAGCAGCGCCGGCCGGCCAGCGCCGAGCGTGACGTTCCACAGGCGCACCGTGCCGACGAGCCGCTCGGCCGAGAGCGCGACAAGGGCCAGTCCCTCGGCCGGCAGACGATCCTCACGCAGGCGCTCGGACGTCTTGGCAGAGCGGTCCGGACCGAAGGCCTGATCGAGCAGCGCGTCGCGGGCCGAGACATGGCGGGCCTGCTCGTCGGCGACGACGATGGCGGCGGGGGTGAAATCGGAGACATGCAGGCTCATGGCCGCGGTCCTTCTCTGGGCAAGAGACAGACGACAGCCCTCGTACCAAGACGCGCTTGGCCGGTCGGGACTTTTTGATTGTGAGGAAAACCCGCCCGGCATCACCGGGCGGGAAAAGTCTTCAGATGCAGATACTGTCCAGCGGCGGGAAGCCGTTGAAGCCGACCGTCGAATAGGTCGTCGTATAGGCACCCGTCGCTTCGATCAGCACCTTGTCGCCGATCGAGAGCGAGAAGGGCAGCATGTAGGGCGACTTCTCGTACATCACGTCGACGGAATCGCAGGTCGGCCCGGCCAGCACGCAGGGGACCTTGGCGTCCTCGTCGTGGATGGTGCGGATCGGATAGCGGATCGCCTCGTCCATGGTCTCGGCGAGCCCCTGGAACTTGCCGATGTCGAGATAGACCCAGCGCACCTCGTCGGTGTCCGACTTCTTCGAGATGAGGACGACCTCAGCCTCGATGATGCCGGCATTGCCGACCATGCCGCGACCCGGCTCGATGATCGTTTCCGGGATGCGGTTGCCGAAATGCTTGGTCAGCGCATCGAAGATGGATGCGCCATAGGCTTCCGCCGCCGGCACGTCCTTC
This region of Phreatobacter aquaticus genomic DNA includes:
- a CDS encoding GNAT family N-acetyltransferase; translation: MSLHVSDFTPAAIVVADEQARHVSARDALLDQAFGPDRSAKTSERLREDRLPAEGLALVALSAERLVGTVRLWNVTLGAGRPALLLGPIAVDGQIRSAGIGAVLMREALARAADLGHRAVILVGDEAYYRRFGFSAQGMDRLWMPGPLDRARFLGLELAPGALAGAHGLVGATGRAAVRWPDVEIFGRGERGDVRMAA